The Polyangiaceae bacterium genome includes a region encoding these proteins:
- a CDS encoding zinc-regulated TonB-dependent outer membrane receptor, with protein sequence MQHAITPVVPTTRITLAACLGARLAFAQATPPGTPADEPDVEEAAEPAASESAPPIEPATSESAPPIEPATSETDSVFAELEQDLSTPGSAPASPTRAAPARGTQSMNPDLALIADFAAAWFSDEEHRQTGGHDPSRNGFNLQSLELNARSVVDPYLRFDANLVFAEAGVEIEEVYATTLELPQGLQARFGQFLTRFGRINATHPHAWDFADQPFAIGRVFGAEGNRGLGVELSWLLPLPWYAELVASATQAGGEASARSFYGANDLGVERPADLLYVTALEQFFDLSHDWSLLWGLSGAFGPNASGRDNRTEVFGTDLYLKYRPITRTSATSVGWQTELLYRRRQVPEDVLWDASGYSQVAVRFARRWGSALRYEAGSPAYDLGGAVATDPLDPEWTRFRHRVSANLTHWPSEFSRFRLQGSRDMGGAGQPIWAAFLAAEVVVGAHGAHTF encoded by the coding sequence ATCCAACACGCGATCACTCCCGTGGTCCCCACCACCCGCATCACTCTGGCGGCGTGTCTCGGCGCGCGGCTGGCGTTCGCCCAGGCCACGCCACCGGGTACGCCTGCCGACGAGCCCGACGTCGAAGAAGCGGCCGAGCCGGCCGCCAGCGAGAGCGCTCCGCCGATCGAGCCGGCGACCAGCGAGAGCGCTCCGCCGATCGAGCCGGCGACCAGCGAGACCGACTCGGTGTTCGCCGAGCTGGAGCAAGACCTGTCCACGCCGGGCTCCGCGCCCGCGTCGCCGACCCGAGCCGCGCCCGCCCGCGGAACGCAGTCGATGAACCCGGATCTGGCGCTGATCGCCGACTTCGCCGCGGCCTGGTTCTCCGACGAAGAACACCGCCAGACCGGCGGACACGATCCGAGCCGCAACGGCTTCAACCTGCAATCGCTCGAGCTCAACGCGAGGAGCGTCGTCGATCCCTACCTGCGCTTCGACGCGAACCTGGTGTTCGCCGAAGCCGGCGTGGAGATCGAGGAGGTCTACGCCACCACGCTGGAGCTGCCTCAGGGCCTGCAAGCGCGCTTCGGGCAGTTCCTCACCCGCTTCGGACGCATCAACGCCACCCACCCGCACGCCTGGGACTTCGCCGATCAGCCCTTCGCCATCGGGCGCGTGTTCGGCGCCGAGGGCAACCGCGGTCTCGGCGTCGAGCTGTCTTGGCTGTTGCCGCTGCCCTGGTACGCGGAGCTCGTGGCGTCGGCGACGCAGGCCGGCGGCGAGGCCAGCGCGCGGAGCTTCTACGGCGCGAACGATCTGGGCGTCGAGCGCCCCGCGGATCTGCTCTACGTCACCGCGCTAGAGCAGTTCTTCGACCTGTCCCACGACTGGTCGCTGCTCTGGGGTCTATCCGGTGCCTTCGGCCCGAACGCCAGCGGACGCGACAACCGCACCGAGGTCTTCGGCACGGATCTGTACCTGAAGTACCGACCCATCACCCGCACCAGCGCCACGTCCGTCGGCTGGCAGACGGAGCTCTTGTATCGCCGGCGGCAGGTGCCTGAAGACGTGCTCTGGGACGCGAGCGGTTACAGCCAGGTCGCCGTCCGCTTCGCGCGGCGCTGGGGCAGCGCGCTCCGCTACGAGGCCGGCTCTCCCGCCTACGACCTCGGCGGCGCCGTGGCCACCGACCCCCTCGACCCCGAGTGGACGCGCTTCCGCCACCGCGTGAGCGCCAACCTCACCCACTGGCCGAGCGAGTTCTCTCGCTTCCGGCTGCAAGGCTCGCGCGACATGGGGGGCGCGGGCCAGCCCATCTGGGCGGCCTTCTTGGCCGCGGAAGTCGTCGTGGGCGCCCACGGCGCGCACACGTTCTGA
- a CDS encoding zinc ABC transporter substrate-binding protein, which translates to MFRCIRALIVLSVLFLPARAFAALSIVTTTSDLAAIAKEVGGAHVEVTPLALHTQDPHFVDAKPHLALRLAKAQLLIAVGLELETGWLPTLQTGSRNGKIQVGADGYLDCSELVKILEIPTGKVDRSQGDVHPHGNPHYMLDPRQAARVSKGIADRLAKLDPTHAEDYRQNALAFIKKLGKATKGWEKTLAKARGQKVIAYHRSIAYFADWLGLVVVEYVEPRPGIPPNPHHVTHVIEVAKQQGAKSVLQEAYYPAKTSELIAKQAGATLVKIPGGPNVKGRQTYITHLDGVVKQLAKIYGK; encoded by the coding sequence ATGTTTCGCTGCATCCGAGCCCTGATCGTCCTCTCTGTCTTGTTCCTGCCGGCGCGCGCATTCGCCGCGCTGTCCATCGTCACCACGACCTCCGATCTGGCCGCCATCGCCAAGGAGGTGGGCGGCGCGCACGTGGAGGTGACACCGCTGGCGCTGCACACTCAGGATCCCCACTTCGTGGACGCCAAGCCGCACCTGGCGCTCAGGCTGGCGAAGGCCCAGCTCCTGATCGCAGTCGGGCTCGAGCTCGAGACGGGCTGGCTGCCGACGCTCCAGACCGGCTCGCGGAACGGCAAGATCCAGGTGGGAGCCGACGGCTACCTCGACTGCTCGGAGCTGGTGAAGATCCTGGAGATCCCGACCGGCAAGGTCGATCGCAGCCAAGGCGACGTTCACCCGCACGGAAACCCCCATTACATGCTCGATCCGCGCCAGGCGGCGCGCGTGTCCAAGGGCATCGCGGATCGATTGGCCAAGCTCGACCCGACTCACGCCGAGGACTACCGCCAGAACGCCCTCGCCTTCATCAAGAAGCTGGGCAAGGCCACCAAGGGCTGGGAGAAGACGCTGGCGAAGGCGCGAGGGCAGAAGGTCATCGCCTACCACCGCTCCATCGCCTACTTCGCCGACTGGCTCGGGCTCGTCGTGGTCGAATATGTCGAGCCGCGCCCGGGCATCCCGCCGAACCCGCATCACGTGACGCACGTGATCGAGGTCGCGAAGCAGCAAGGAGCGAAGTCGGTGCTGCAAGAGGCGTATTACCCCGCCAAGACCAGCGAGCTCATCGCCAAGCAGGCCGGCGCCACGCTGGTGAAGATCCCCGGCGGCCCCAACGTGAAGGGCAGGCAGACGTACATCACGCACCTGGACGGCGTGGTGAAGCAGCTCGCCAAGATCTACGGGAAGTGA
- a CDS encoding metal ABC transporter ATP-binding protein, which yields MTAEPRTLLASRRLEVGYLGQAILPPVDLEIRAGEFWAIIGRNGSGKTTWLKTMLGLLPPVKGSVEHGRQGLHLSYLPQRKAIDELYPLLARDVVRMGLDRGWSFLRPRLGGEPPEVERALDEMGVLPLGDEPFRRLSEGQKQRVLFARLSLSGADVVVLDEPTSAMDQVAEHEAFTLLDGLRKRHGLAIVIVSHYLGMVRRFADRALLLDRDTGTAISGAPAEVFSDERFHARFSERPPAIETLEDENG from the coding sequence ATGACCGCCGAGCCCCGCACCCTGCTCGCCAGCCGCCGCCTCGAGGTCGGTTACCTGGGCCAGGCCATCTTGCCGCCGGTGGATCTCGAGATCCGCGCGGGCGAGTTCTGGGCGATCATCGGCCGCAACGGGTCCGGCAAGACCACCTGGCTCAAGACCATGCTGGGCCTGCTTCCGCCGGTGAAGGGCAGCGTCGAGCACGGGCGGCAGGGCCTGCATCTCTCGTACTTGCCGCAGCGCAAGGCCATCGACGAGCTCTACCCGCTGCTCGCCCGGGACGTGGTGCGCATGGGGCTCGATCGCGGCTGGTCGTTCCTGCGGCCGCGCCTGGGCGGCGAGCCGCCGGAGGTCGAGCGCGCGCTCGACGAGATGGGCGTCTTGCCGCTGGGCGACGAACCGTTCCGCCGGCTCTCGGAGGGCCAGAAGCAGCGGGTGTTGTTCGCCCGGCTCAGCCTGTCGGGGGCCGACGTGGTCGTGCTCGACGAGCCGACCAGCGCCATGGATCAGGTGGCCGAGCACGAGGCGTTCACGCTGCTGGACGGCCTGCGCAAGCGCCACGGCCTGGCCATCGTGATCGTCAGCCACTACCTGGGGATGGTTCGGCGCTTCGCGGATCGCGCGCTCCTGCTCGATCGCGACACCGGCACCGCCATCAGCGGCGCACCCGCGGAGGTGTTCTCCGACGAGCGTTTCCACGCGCGCTTCAGCGAGCGCCCGCCGGCGATCGAGACGCTGGAGGACGAAAATGGCTGA
- a CDS encoding metal ABC transporter permease, producing the protein MGSERSAVEGVPTWSEFAHGWELGIYRDPVLCGVFAGLVLGVLGVFVVLRRAVFVTAAVSQAAGLGVALAFWLELTLHARIPPALGALGLALAATAVLTLRMQRMRLPSETLVGLVYLASSAGAILVGDRIAQESHDIASILFGTAVLVRPLDLALVIGAGLFTLLVITACYRGFLFAGFDPEGARVHRLPVRFLDLLLWAVVALEVSITTRAIGALPVFAFAVAPAMAALALLERVRWALVLAGLLGGLAGGLGYLFAFFFEFPVGASQATLSLLFLLVCLPLARVLRGSAA; encoded by the coding sequence ATGGGCTCCGAGCGGAGCGCGGTGGAAGGCGTGCCCACCTGGTCGGAGTTCGCCCACGGCTGGGAGCTCGGCATCTACCGCGATCCGGTCCTGTGCGGCGTGTTCGCGGGGCTCGTGCTGGGCGTGCTCGGCGTGTTCGTGGTGCTCCGGCGCGCGGTGTTCGTCACCGCGGCGGTGAGCCAAGCCGCCGGGCTCGGCGTCGCGCTCGCGTTCTGGCTCGAGCTCACGCTCCACGCCAGGATCCCGCCCGCGCTCGGCGCGCTCGGCCTGGCCCTCGCGGCCACCGCCGTCCTCACCCTGCGCATGCAGCGCATGCGGCTGCCGAGCGAGACGCTGGTGGGCCTCGTCTACCTCGCGTCGAGCGCCGGCGCCATCCTGGTCGGCGATCGCATCGCGCAGGAGTCCCACGACATCGCCAGCATCCTGTTCGGCACCGCGGTCCTGGTGCGCCCGTTGGATCTGGCGCTGGTGATCGGGGCGGGCCTGTTCACGCTGCTGGTGATCACGGCCTGTTACCGCGGCTTCCTGTTCGCCGGCTTCGACCCCGAGGGCGCACGCGTGCACCGGCTGCCGGTGCGGTTCCTCGATCTCCTGCTGTGGGCGGTGGTGGCGCTGGAAGTGTCGATCACCACGCGTGCCATCGGGGCCTTGCCCGTGTTCGCGTTCGCGGTCGCCCCGGCCATGGCCGCCCTCGCGCTGCTCGAGCGGGTGCGCTGGGCGCTCGTCCTGGCGGGCCTGCTCGGCGGGCTCGCCGGCGGGCTCGGCTACCTTTTCGCCTTCTTCTTCGAGTTCCCGGTCGGTGCGTCCCAGGCAACCTTGTCGCTGCTTTTTCTCCTGGTCTGCCTGCCACTGGCGCGGGTGCTGCGCGGCAGCGCGGCGTGA